cacatccaaaatttcaacgcaTGAAAGGCTACGACATAGCCTTGTTGGTCCTATCAGATGCAATACCCAGATGGAATACTAGAATTAAAATTATATCATTAACTAAATCAAGACCTACTGAGGGAACCCATTGTCAGACACTAGGCTGGGGTCAATTATTTTGGGTAAGTCCAACAACAAATCAGATGGTCAGTCATTAACGGCATATACAAGGACCACATAAATGAACGTTGAGTAGAAGGTCGTTAAGAGCTGTATTAGCTTAGAGTGCCCTTCAAATTCCAGGGTAAATAaacacaagtaagagcgtgctaagttcggacgggccgaatcttatgtaccctccgccatggatcgcattttggcgagttctatgcgcggtatctctttttaggcaaacaaagaatattgtatgagaactgttatgctattggagctatatcaggttatagtccgattcggaccataaatgaatgctgaacattgtagaagtcattgcgtaatatttcagttcattcggataagtattgcgccttgtaggggctcaagaagctaaatcggaagataggtttatacgggagctatatcaagctaaagatcgattcagaccatattagacacgtatgtcgaaggtcgtgagagaagccgttgtacaaaatttcttccaaatcggataagaattgcgccctctagaggctcaagatgtcaagatcccagatcggtttatatggcagctatatctggttatgtaccgatttgcgccatacttagcaaagttattggaagtcataacaaaacatctcatacaaaatttcagcccaatcggatgagacttGCGTGCTCtgttggctcaaaaagtcaagatccaaaatcagtttatatgcggATGGAcggcagtttttggaagtgataccaaaaatacacgtggaaaatttcagcccaatcggacaagaattgcgcactctagaggctaaagaagtcagaacccaagatcggtttatatagcagctataccaaaatatggaccgatttgaaccatatttggcttaGCTAtaggaattcataacaaaacgcctcatgcaaaatttcagccccatcggacgagaattgcgcactctagaggctcaagaagtcaggacccaagatcggtttatatggcagctataccaaaatatggaccgatttgaaccatacttagcacagctataggaagtcataacaaaacgcctcatgctaaattttagccaaatcggatgagaattacgccctctagatcacaagaagtcaagatccaagatcggtttatatggcagctataccagattatgaaccgatttgaatcatacttaacgtcataacaaaacacctcatgcaaaatttcagccaaatcggatgagaatcgctctatagaggctcaagaagtcaagacccaagatcggtttatatggcagctatatcaaaacatggaccgatttggcccatttacaatcccaaccgacctacactaataaaaagtatttttgcaatatttcaagtggctagctttactccttcgaaagttatcgtgctttcgacagacagacggacagacgggcggacggacagacagacgaacggacagacggacagacggacggacagacggacggacagacggacggacggacagatgggcggacagacggacggacgaacggccagacggacggacaaacggacagacggacggacaaacggacagacagacggacggacagacgaacggacggacagacggacggacagacagacggacggacagacggacggacagacggacggacagacggacggacagacggaccgacatggctaaatcgacttaaaatgtcatgacgatcaagaatatatatactttatggggcctcagacgcatatttcgaagtgttacacacagaatgacgaaattagtacagctccaacctatggtggagggtataaaaggaaacaagtaaaaaggcgataagtttggccgggccgaactttgaatacccaccatctGGGCCATctatgtaaaccacccttcgtcataatccggtgaagaatgcatactttatgcctccatagcagatatatcgaaatatgatccgatttggaccaaattcgtcacggacattgagtggtctaatatgtacaagtcaatgttcaattttgtagaactttggtctttttggtagctatatccaaatatggaccgttctaaactatatacgacacggatgtcgaaaaacctaacaaaagtcactgtgttaaatttcggcaaatgtggattataaatgcgtcttttatgggaccaagactttaaacggAGAGAccagtcaatatggcagctttatcaaaatctgaatcgatctgggccaaattgaagagggatatcaaagttcctaacacaactcactgtgccaaatttcctcGAAggcagacaataaatgcgtcttttatgggcccaagaccttcaaccgagagaccggtctatatggcagctatatccaaatctgaaccgatctgagccgaattaaagaagaatgtcttgtggccttacacaactcactgatccaaatgtcagcaaaattggaaagtaaatgtggcttttatgggcctaagatcttaaatcgggggatcggtctatatgggggctatgtcaatatggcccatcggatatagcccaccttaacctgcctatggacaaaaaaataaaagaatctgtgcaaagtttcagctcaatatctctatttttaaagtctgtagcgtgatttcaacaaacagacggacggacatgtctagatcgtcttagatttttaaaacgatcaaggatttgtatactttatagggctggaaatggatatttcgatgtgttacaaacggaatgacaaaatggatatacccccctccttcggtggtgggtaacaataacaatatgtaaggttgaaaagagggtgcggatattaatcagccccatgccaccatggacatacacctaagcaaataatcggtttgttgtgcgctctaaaaactaaaaagttagCACGAtaatgaacattttaagttaggaattccttgctactaacaaaatcctccACTGTTTTCCATATTACCCCTctgagttggttcatgtctggtattgtgtccccacccaagtTCCGATGTCTTTTTGTCGCAatttgacataggaaatgctccaatgtctcatcatctttcccacatgtcctacacatgcaatcacttgccacaccgattttccgtaagtgaactcgtagtcctatgtgtcccgttatgatacagaAAGCTGTGctcacctccttcttacttccttcagTAATatactcgtcttctcacgatctggatctcctcataggattttcgaagTCCGCTGTACCACAGTGCAACATGCGCATTTatcacccacgcccttaactcggactgcgtcgacccgaaaggcttcgggataaCCAAGCTTATTGACAGCAatactctggccttcactgccaaatcgtctgacctTTTATTCTCCCCTACACCGTTagggcctggcacccaaacgattcggattttgccatcctcagagaagtcgttaatctccttcttacattacAAGACTCTTCGTGATTTTGCCTTTATGGCCTGTCTACtgaccgtaaagatgttcacactcgacatcctcgtgtTAACAACACACCACCTCACTCTTTCCTTGATCGCCCGGACTTAGTCtaaaaaagatctcagtccttgggttctcaatgtagacctccaggcccactcttacctctagctttgatccatctgtagaacatgaacttccagatggcaatactagagttccgtcagtgcctctggcagcagtgcctcgcactcgacctcaagtgtcgtctcaggtatacgCTCGAAAACCTCTTTCCtccctttcaggtttcctaccgTTGCCTTTTAAGCTTTCAACTTTTACGAGTTGAAGGAGTTAAGTGACTCTAGACAACATCCATGCAGACACGATAGCAGATGAGGTGAATAGCAACCGGATGAACggtgtccttggagaacgactgtctcccattgcacctgaagaaaatGACCTCCGGCAGCAAACCAGAGTAGCTCTTGCTCAACTACGATCCAAAGATGCAAAGCCTacggagcaaggattgatgcaggGTGCGTGTCCCGATTGTGTATTGAGACCACACGGCACACGTCAcctatttaactgcccagccagaaccAATCGACTTATACCCAGTTCCTCTGGATACACCCCACCTTAGACGCAAAGtttctggatctggatattcagcAGAAGAAAGtaaacgaaagatagaacacaacatactgatacaacaacaaccccggcacgggatgactatgTGCACTACACGGGTTCGGTTTGAGTGGTGTTCAACGccatcacgagaagctcagcagagaactaccgggcgcgtccacatgttACATATAGTGGTATACTCCATataaggagtagctgcaatggcagtcgtgGACATTCGGAGGTATCGATTGGAGAGTCTGAGTGAGAGATCGGCCGGCACCGGCCCTTGCTTAAAGACTGAATGTCCATGGTGCTCactatgacaaggcgagttattggcgcctttaaataaccaatgaccataatGTTCCCATGCACTGGTAGAAAAATTACGGTAATTTACAAATACCGTCTGCTATTactttgttcgcgtcattgacaaagatttttaataccatttggtattaattcaataccagacaaaggaggctattaaaaATAGAcagcgtcacatttgtattcttgtcatcgcgccagaagagttgttgagctttgtacttaaattataaaatatttgttaaacaaataaatcaaAGGTTAAaatcaataccagttcggtaataaagctagtacaaaatggtactaatccgtaccatacggtgttgctttactatcaatatcgtatggtactgaaatgagcacgttctCTAGGTGTGGCGATCGGTTCTATCAACCGGAATGAGCTTGGTTAGCTGATGTCACatgaattttaaatagtgaaagTTTCAATCTTTCAGACGCAATTTAGGctgaactaaatatttattttctttttactttCGCAGGACGGGCCTTATGCCGATCGAATCACCTATGCTAATCTTAGCATTGTCTCCGACACATTGTGTAGGCAAGCCTATGGAGTCCACTATACCAAAGACCTTATATGCGCTGCCAATCCAAAGGATTCTTCGGTTGGCACATGTCGTGGAGATTCTGGTGCTCCATTAATTTGTCATGGCAAATTAGTGGGTATCGTGTCATTCAGTAGCATGTGTAATAATCTACAGCCTTCAACTTTTACCGATGTCACATACTACTCAAACTGGATAATAACAATGGGTTTGGGAACAAAAATCAATGGTGGTGTTACCTGTTTTTTGGTGTTGTTGATATTGTATTTGTTGTAAAAATATATGTGGTGTAAAGAGTTACTTTTAAGCATCGACTTTTTAAGCATCTAATAAAAAACTGATTTTTTAAGCATCCAATAAAATACTGACCCGGCCGATACGGAATAaatatgaacaccacacaggctgaaacctTGAGcctcgacttgtgtggtgcccatctgtatcacgggaagcttagctgaaagttaccgggcgcgtccacaggttcctgcaaatgcggccgcaggcagtcagcgattttaaGAGgacagtctcagtgagaggacaGGTGTCACTGGCTCctatttaaatactgagtgccactTATACtcaagatgacaaggcgagttattggcgccttcaaataaccaatggccaacataagCTTCCATTCTTAGGTttggggcggctggaggcgagcgtcggatcttgaagcaagcggctcgcgaaaTCAAGGGATACATGTgtgatcccacaaaacccatgctgtTGGGGCGCTTAggcagtaacccgcccccggaaaactataagaacccctctgagaaacaaaagcatagtaaaaacggactccACCTAACATTGACGACCCACGTAAACGAAAAAAGGATCCTGAGAGAAGAttcagtatacgcactggcggaggccaccgtagcgcagaggttagcatgtccgcctatgacgctgaaagcctgggttcgaatcctggcgagatcatcagaaaaaattatcagcggtggttttcccctcctaatgctggcaacatttgtgaggtactatgccatgttaaacttctctccaaagaggtgtcgcactgtggcacgccgttcggactcggctgtaaaaaggaggccccttatcattgagcttaaagttgaatcggactgcactcattgatatgtgagaagtttgcccctgttccttaatggaaggttcatgggcaaatttgcaaatttgcactgTCGGatatattagagaagtacaaggcaggtattaccgccttacaggaagtgcgatggaccgggaatggcgtcacaacagcACCAAACGGTCATGAACGATACTATAGTTGCCATAACAagagacatgaatttggctgtggatttgtggttagtcggagactgaaacaccctGTCTCAAGCATTATTCCGGTGGATGCGAggatagccacaatccgcataaaatccaaattcttcaacatcagccttatttgtgccaatACCCCAACGGATGCCAAGgacaagcagaccaaggatattttctacgagagcctggagagagaatatgaccgctgcaccGCCCAtaatataaaaatcattttgggagcttttaatgcgaagataggaaaaGAAGACTTCTTTGgtcagtcggaaagtttagcctcaacgagataacgtccgataatgggttgaggataATAGACTTTGCCGCGAAAAAAATGGCAGTTAGCAGCAGCAgaattcaacataaaaatattcacaaagccacatggctgtcacacgATCAAAACACAAGGGACCAAATCGACCACGTtgggatagatggaaggcactcttccagcgtgttagatgtacgatcgatccatggAGCGAGTATAAATTcaaatcattaccttgttgcagcaaaggttcgcacccgtttgaacatggcgaggaaagtacgatctgacactgcacggaacctggaaattgaaaagctgcaaacacaaaagATGCCAACGACATACTCTACTCgtctgacccaactgcttgatgaaagcactccttcttCCGATGATTTAATGGGACAGTGACATTGACCATTCCATTGAAAATGCCTCGAATTCCTTTTTTTTACCAGAAGCCTCAGCGAATTGAGAATGATGTTCAGAAAATCTACCAAAGAGttgaacatcaaaccgatggctttggtgcaggcacattctccaGCAGGTACAAGGAagcaaatctggtaactgacacagatagcgtgctgagggaggatatgaaaagaacattttaccaaactgctagtgtccgacgatggcggcgaagagtataccgcagaaccaatccctggtgatggtacagaatgtttacctcctattcagaatgaggtccaagtagcagtgacccgtctGAAAacaaacaaggcagcaggagtcgacgggttacccgctgaactatttaagaccggaggcgacttCAGCTTGCcggcgcaatctggctagaagatcgCACACCCGATGGTTAgaaactcagcatactatgtcccgtacacaagaaaggagacaagacgaaaagcgccaactacagaggaatataaGATCGCATACAAGTTGCTCTCGatcatactgtgtgaaagattaaaacctaaagtcaatgagataattggacctTATCAATGCAGCTTTAGAGCTGATAAATCCaacatagaccagatattcacacaaaTCCTGAAAAACACTGGAGAAGGAGAGGTCAACTCTTACCATCTCTTCGATAGCCCTATATATTCAAAGGTATTACAAGCCATGTGTGAGTTTGTATCCTTGTAAAATTAATAATACTCTGCATATTAACGCTTCACGTGCTTCAGTAAGAATGGCAAATAATCTCCCGAACCATTCaatgccaaacgaggtttcagacagagCGCTTATCGTGCGATCTGTTTAACATATAAACGCCTGACATTCCCTTgtctgattttgataaaatttcatatacccattatttagagcatttatattgacgtaacaaattttttaattaaatttttgaaaaaaaatggaaaatctatagcgcaaaattttgtgagaatcggtttacaaatgacgatacatatatatgggagctatatctaaatctgagccgatttcaatgaaattcaccaataatgtcgagacttataagaaaccctcgtgcaaaatttagtgAGAATTGGTCttcaaatgacgatataaatgcaattttagtctaaacatatatatgggagctatatccaagtctgaacccatgttttccaattttaataggcttcgtctctaggcccaacAAAATCCTTGTGCAaattttgaagacgattggatgaaatttgcgcCCTGTATCTGGTACAcaaatatggacagacggacatagctaaatcgaatcagaaagtgattctgagtcgatcggaatacttatcaatgggtttatctctcttccttttgggtgttacaaacaaattcagttataataccttgtaccacagttgtggagtagggtataataaagaaagTTTGGAACTGCAACCTTAATATAggcagcaactttatctaccacggcaccgccgtaaccgaaacaaatgttACCAATTTTGAAATAGAGCTATGAATAATACTGGCGAAAAAGACGATACTTtagattaagtaagcagtttagaaacaaagcccCTTCTCGCTGACGACGATCACTCttaacaagacactgatactacccgtgttgttatatggttccgaggcatgtgttgtgaaagcagacgaagcagtgcttggagtgtttgagagaaagattcttcgtaaaatttatcgAGAGTATCGGCGTCCTATAAACCACGAACTGTAGAGCTGTATGAAGACGTTAGCATAgataaacgtatcaaaatacaatggttgcgttgactaggtcatgttgtcagaatgaatgaccGGGATGAAAGTcagatgaaaagatcaagtgatgaAAGAAGAATCTGGAAAATTGGAATCAGAAATTTTAGAAGTACCGCtgagatcaaggcgcttggaaagcttttcgaagtaaggcttatggggcaaatgttctatcatagacaatttaagtaaagtagcattaatctaaaaattttaattggactgtattcattgatatgagaggtTTTCTCTGTTCCTTTATTGGCGGGAATATTTATTTCCACAGGGTACCTGACACGCTCTACATGCTATAACTATGAGTACCA
The genomic region above belongs to Stomoxys calcitrans chromosome 5, idStoCalc2.1, whole genome shotgun sequence and contains:
- the LOC106085436 gene encoding serine protease 1 isoform X1; translation: MSFLLNFLNLFGLLFSIPLHISTHSFRELYEPHAVSWSSDRPMSNADTQGYISSGFRPTDGNLESYVVSIRTRKPTAYFGDNHFCSGVIITSRIILTSAHCVMDGHRIITRPRRLRVVAGSPNRLKKERTTLEFMVFKVIPHPKFQRMKGYDIALLVLSDAIPRWNTRIKIISLTKSRPTEGTHCQTLGWGQLFWDGPYADRITYANLSIVSDTLCRQAYGVHYTKDLICAANPKDSSVGTCRGDSGAPLICHGKLVGIVSFSSMCNNLQPSTFTDVTYYSNWIITMGLGTKINGGVTCFLVLLILYLL
- the LOC106085436 gene encoding trypsin alpha-3 isoform X2; this translates as MSNADTQGYISSGFRPTDGNLESYVVSIRTRKPTAYFGDNHFCSGVIITSRIILTSAHCVMDGHRIITRPRRLRVVAGSPNRLKKERTTLEFMVFKVIPHPKFQRMKGYDIALLVLSDAIPRWNTRIKIISLTKSRPTEGTHCQTLGWGQLFWDGPYADRITYANLSIVSDTLCRQAYGVHYTKDLICAANPKDSSVGTCRGDSGAPLICHGKLVGIVSFSSMCNNLQPSTFTDVTYYSNWIITMGLGTKINGGVTCFLVLLILYLL